A part of Quatrionicoccus australiensis genomic DNA contains:
- a CDS encoding translocation/assembly module TamB domain-containing protein has protein sequence MMLLPKSRKLIATLATLGALCGGAAWLTGSESGLQTLSELASDASGGQLHIEQASGRLLGPLTLAQVRWSSPDLQVDIDGLHLDWSPAELLHGHLRIGELRIERLHITSAASSTPPTLPTDLSLPLSVDLEKTAISRLEYGNLLLVRDLAGHLHSDGRKHALDDLCATLGDATLSGHARLAGTAPFALEASAAITGQLDKHALALSLQASGQLEKIALAAVAESGISGRADAVLTPFAKTAFASAQIAIDDFDPAAWQAGAPSARFALRADLKPDAAGIGGRFSLANRIPGPLDRQRLPLERLAGRLVWQDEIARLDALHATLPGQGELNGSGRWQAGTLHLELQASRLDAAQLVAALRATQLNGPISANLDANRQSLQLDLKDTRFALRATASQAAGEIDLASLELSSGPARLKARGKLALGKDMAFGGDGELEQFDPSRFAQVTPARINARFAASGKLQPRPQVDGHFELRDSLWAGQPLTGQGQLKIDWPQIPLAEIHLQAGVNRLDTHGAFGRPGDRLQVELDAPQLAPYGIDGGASGHFELAGTPQQLQLAARLQAARLGLPGRVRVSGLKLDATAGGTANVPLKLDLAAATLETPERPALLRQLRLQINGNRLAHRLSASADLAGKNHLLLELAGGLPETKDALTWRGQLEQASVLAADPARNVRLVAPAPLQLAAERWHLGPARLAGEPLDWQATLDVGADQKQLAASLQARGSRVGRIDAQLNAGMQGAWALNRQAAWQGKLNSEIADLAWLGELIGEQWRTAGRFNGELKLAGTPDKPVASGRFRGSELALRLPEQGLNLNRGELAVDLDNNLLRVGKLGFDSVLQAAPRALQLSGRGDLAALTAKPGRLEITGEMQVDRPAGAEHAFLDVHLDRLGAWQLPDQWVSVSGSGRLSWQDGTLGAKGKLAVDAGYWQLARSGAPRLSDDVVVRRAGQEKANTSLRPKLDLDVSTELGDNFLFSGAGLNTRLSGDIRLRASGRDLPRASGTIRTRAGRFEAYGQQLAIERGILTFQGLPDNPALDVRAVRQGLSVEPGVHITGTAQRPVIKLISDPELPDSEKLAWLVLGHGPEQMGAGDATVLLSAAGGLLGNDAGNVVQQLKKNFGFDELGVRTGQIGDNGSRQQISRVAAGTFDSTASTGAQIFSVGKRLSSNAMLSYEQALGKAESVVKLTISLSRQISVIGRAGSDNAVDLFYTLTFGRPDKAGPP, from the coding sequence ATGATGCTGCTGCCCAAATCCCGCAAGCTGATCGCCACCCTCGCCACGTTGGGTGCACTGTGCGGCGGCGCGGCCTGGCTGACCGGCAGCGAAAGCGGCCTGCAGACGCTGAGCGAACTGGCAAGCGACGCCAGCGGCGGTCAATTGCACATCGAACAGGCCAGCGGCCGCCTGCTCGGCCCGCTCACGCTAGCCCAGGTGCGCTGGAGCAGCCCCGACCTGCAAGTCGACATCGACGGCCTGCACCTGGACTGGTCGCCGGCCGAGTTGCTGCACGGCCATCTGCGGATCGGCGAATTGCGCATCGAACGCCTGCACATCACCAGCGCCGCGAGCAGCACGCCGCCGACGCTGCCGACCGACCTCAGCCTGCCGCTATCGGTCGACCTCGAAAAAACAGCGATTTCCCGCCTCGAATACGGCAACCTGCTGTTGGTGCGCGACCTTGCCGGGCACCTGCACAGCGACGGACGCAAGCACGCCCTCGACGACCTGTGCGCCACGCTCGGCGACGCGACCCTGAGCGGCCACGCCCGGCTCGCCGGCACAGCGCCCTTCGCGCTCGAAGCCAGCGCCGCGATCACCGGCCAGCTCGACAAACACGCCCTGGCGCTCAGCCTGCAAGCAAGCGGTCAATTGGAAAAAATCGCCCTCGCCGCCGTTGCCGAAAGCGGCATCAGCGGCCGTGCCGACGCCGTGCTGACGCCCTTCGCCAAAACCGCCTTCGCCAGCGCCCAAATCGCCATCGACGACTTCGACCCGGCCGCCTGGCAGGCCGGCGCGCCGAGCGCCCGCTTTGCCCTGCGCGCCGATCTCAAGCCGGACGCGGCCGGCATTGGCGGCCGCTTCTCGCTCGCCAACCGCATTCCCGGCCCGCTCGACCGGCAGCGCCTGCCGCTCGAACGGCTAGCCGGTCGACTCGTCTGGCAGGACGAAATTGCCCGCCTCGACGCCCTGCACGCGACGCTGCCCGGCCAGGGCGAGTTGAACGGCAGCGGCCGCTGGCAGGCCGGCACCTTGCACCTCGAGTTGCAGGCGAGCCGCCTCGACGCGGCGCAACTGGTCGCCGCCCTGCGGGCTACGCAACTGAACGGCCCGATTTCAGCCAATCTCGACGCCAACCGGCAAAGCCTGCAGCTCGACCTCAAGGACACGCGCTTCGCGCTGCGCGCCACGGCCAGCCAGGCGGCCGGCGAAATCGACCTGGCCAGCCTCGAACTGAGCAGCGGCCCGGCCCGCCTCAAGGCACGCGGCAAGCTGGCGCTGGGCAAGGACATGGCCTTCGGCGGCGATGGCGAACTTGAACAGTTCGACCCGAGCCGCTTCGCGCAAGTCACGCCGGCGCGCATCAACGCGCGCTTTGCGGCGAGCGGCAAGCTGCAGCCGCGGCCGCAGGTGGACGGCCATTTCGAACTCCGGGATTCACTGTGGGCCGGCCAGCCGCTGACCGGCCAGGGCCAGCTGAAAATAGACTGGCCGCAGATACCGCTGGCGGAAATTCACCTCCAGGCCGGCGTCAACCGTCTGGACACGCATGGCGCCTTCGGTCGCCCCGGCGACCGTCTGCAGGTCGAACTCGACGCGCCGCAACTCGCCCCCTACGGCATCGACGGCGGCGCCAGCGGCCACTTCGAACTGGCCGGCACGCCACAGCAACTGCAACTCGCCGCCCGCCTGCAAGCCGCCCGCCTCGGCCTGCCCGGCCGCGTCCGGGTCAGCGGTCTCAAACTCGATGCCACGGCCGGCGGCACCGCCAATGTCCCGCTCAAGCTCGACCTCGCCGCCGCCACGCTGGAAACGCCGGAGCGCCCCGCCCTGCTCCGCCAGTTGCGCCTCCAGATCAACGGCAACCGGCTGGCGCACCGCCTGAGCGCCAGCGCCGACCTCGCCGGCAAGAACCACCTGCTGCTCGAACTCGCCGGCGGCCTGCCCGAAACCAAAGACGCCCTGACCTGGCGCGGCCAGCTCGAACAGGCCAGCGTGCTCGCCGCCGACCCGGCGCGCAATGTCCGCCTCGTCGCACCGGCGCCGCTGCAACTCGCTGCCGAGCGCTGGCATCTCGGCCCGGCCAGGCTGGCCGGCGAACCGCTCGACTGGCAGGCGACACTGGACGTCGGCGCCGATCAGAAACAACTGGCCGCCAGCCTGCAGGCGCGCGGCTCGCGCGTCGGCCGGATCGACGCCCAATTGAACGCCGGCATGCAGGGCGCCTGGGCGCTCAACCGGCAGGCCGCCTGGCAGGGCAAACTGAACAGCGAAATCGCCGACCTCGCCTGGCTGGGTGAACTGATCGGCGAGCAATGGCGCACCGCCGGGCGCTTCAACGGCGAACTCAAGCTCGCCGGCACGCCCGACAAACCCGTCGCCAGCGGCCGTTTCCGCGGCAGCGAGCTGGCCCTGCGCCTGCCCGAACAAGGCCTCAACCTGAATCGCGGCGAGCTGGCCGTCGATCTCGACAACAACCTGCTGCGCGTCGGCAAGCTCGGCTTCGACAGCGTGCTGCAGGCAGCACCGCGCGCCCTGCAACTCTCCGGGCGCGGCGACCTGGCGGCGCTGACCGCGAAACCCGGCCGCCTCGAAATCACCGGCGAAATGCAGGTCGACCGTCCGGCCGGCGCCGAGCACGCCTTCCTCGACGTGCATCTCGACCGCCTCGGCGCCTGGCAGTTGCCCGACCAGTGGGTCAGCGTTTCCGGCAGCGGCCGCCTGAGCTGGCAGGACGGCACGCTGGGTGCCAAAGGCAAGCTCGCGGTCGACGCCGGCTACTGGCAACTGGCACGCAGCGGCGCGCCGCGCCTCTCCGACGATGTCGTCGTGCGCCGTGCCGGCCAGGAAAAAGCCAACACCAGCCTGCGCCCAAAACTCGATCTCGATGTCAGCACCGAGCTCGGCGACAACTTCCTGTTCTCCGGCGCCGGCCTCAACACGCGGCTGTCCGGCGACATCCGCCTGCGCGCCAGCGGCCGCGACCTGCCGCGCGCCAGCGGCACGATCCGCACGCGCGCCGGGCGCTTTGAAGCCTACGGCCAGCAACTCGCCATCGAGCGCGGCATCCTGACCTTCCAGGGCCTGCCCGACAATCCGGCGCTCGACGTGCGTGCCGTCCGCCAGGGCCTGTCCGTCGAGCCCGGCGTGCATATCACCGGCACGGCACAGCGCCCGGTCATCAAGCTGATCTCCGACCCCGAACTGCCGGACAGCGAAAAGCTCGCCTGGCTGGTCCTCGGCCACGGCCCGGAACAGATGGGCGCCGGCGACGCGACGGTGCTGCTCTCGGCGGCCGGCGGCCTGCTCGGCAACGACGCGGGCAATGTCGTGCAGCAATTGAAGAAGAATTTCGGTTTCGATGAACTCGGCGTGCGCACCGGCCAGATCGGCGACAACGGCAGCCGCCAGCAGATCAGCCGCGTCGCCGCCGGCACCTTCGACAGCACGGCCAGCACCGGCGCGCAGATTTTCAGCGTCGGCAAACGCCTGTCATCGAACGCCATGCTCTCCTACGAACAGGCACTGGGCAAGGCGGAAAGCGTCGTCAAACTGACCATCAGCCTGAGCCGGCAAATCTCGGTAATCGGCCGCGCCGGCAGCGACAACGCGGTCGACCTGTTCTACACGCTGACTTTCGGGCGCCCGGACAAAGCGGGCCCGCCCTAG
- a CDS encoding peptidylprolyl isomerase, producing the protein MKLHRLLLPLCALSFSLQVYAADELRVNGVLIPNARIEAAMQAALATGAADTPPLRIAVRTQLTTQEVLRQAALKKGFDKDPAVIALRDDTMIRRYLAETVRPAPIPEAEIQQRYSGIIASLGEKEFKFSLIAVDSADKARVILDSLAKGANFADLARTQSQLPSAPQGGALDWVSFKLPAVEGKTAGLPLAVAQAIASLPPGGVSAEPLVLDARFYLLRMDDVRPTRIPTYAEAAPMLRQVLEAQARERASGDLVARLIKEARVSH; encoded by the coding sequence ATGAAACTCCATCGTTTGTTGTTGCCCCTGTGCGCCCTGTCTTTCTCCCTTCAGGTCTATGCCGCCGATGAACTGCGCGTCAATGGCGTGCTGATTCCGAATGCCCGTATCGAAGCGGCCATGCAGGCTGCGCTGGCCACCGGTGCCGCCGATACGCCGCCGCTGCGGATCGCGGTCCGTACCCAACTGACCACCCAGGAAGTGCTGCGCCAGGCCGCGCTCAAGAAGGGCTTCGACAAGGATCCCGCAGTGATCGCCTTGCGCGATGACACCATGATCCGGCGCTACCTGGCGGAAACGGTACGTCCGGCACCAATCCCGGAGGCGGAAATACAACAACGCTACTCGGGCATCATCGCCAGCCTTGGCGAAAAGGAATTCAAGTTCAGCCTGATTGCCGTCGATTCTGCGGACAAGGCCCGCGTAATTCTCGACAGCCTGGCCAAGGGTGCCAACTTTGCCGATCTTGCCCGCACGCAAAGCCAGCTTCCCTCTGCCCCACAGGGCGGCGCCCTCGACTGGGTTTCCTTCAAGCTGCCGGCCGTCGAAGGTAAAACCGCCGGTCTGCCGTTAGCTGTTGCACAGGCCATCGCCAGCTTGCCGCCCGGTGGTGTTAGCGCCGAGCCGCTCGTTCTGGATGCTCGCTTCTATCTGCTGCGGATGGATGATGTCCGGCCGACCCGCATACCGACCTATGCCGAGGCTGCGCCGATGTTGCGTCAGGTCCTGGAAGCCCAGGCCCGTGAGCGAGCCAGCGGGGATCTTGTTGCCCGCCTGATCAAAGAAGCCCGTGTAAGCCACTAA
- a CDS encoding ShlB/FhaC/HecB family hemolysin secretion/activation protein produces MQFRNIRNDRLLSAVLMIVWSLGAHGQALRDEARHLRDDEKQRQRDEALDKPAPPIAGQAKDSAELDVAPDALAETGTTFQINEIAIEGDTVLGDRIRQQVVTPFLGLALGQHRIDLLLRRLTAAYLDRGYPTTRAYLAPQNLASGRLVISVVPGTVERIEVDGAPIKGLAGSAFPSGAGEALRLSDLEQAVDQINRLRSRQAEARILPGQAPGASTIAIDSHAERPWRVGLGADNYGQRATGDQRQRLSVEVDNLLGAWEALSLQQLYSLHSQTTLFSLSVPLGYGTVSYSWADSESSVMVTDTIKSQTQAQSHTLGWNYVLTRDQISRWSIDGTFSHRTAQRRLDTISLLPQYNASGRLALSGLLRGQKGALTLEVGYSQGLRAFGADGDVDGLPKTAPHNEFEKWDFAISGAWTLSPSLAWRTSIVGQTSRTGLPGHEQLFLGGNGTIRGFREGIIGADKGVYVRNELQFTRLLDQAANEAGWQFQPLAFLDASSSRLLADTTYRRLTSVGLGVRASWKDISADVAWGKPLDASSGVDKSGWVHAAINIQF; encoded by the coding sequence ATGCAATTCAGGAATATCAGGAACGACCGGCTATTGTCGGCCGTTCTCATGATCGTGTGGAGCCTTGGCGCACACGGTCAGGCACTCAGAGATGAAGCTCGCCATTTAAGGGACGACGAGAAGCAACGGCAAAGGGATGAAGCGCTCGACAAACCCGCCCCGCCTATCGCCGGGCAGGCCAAGGACAGCGCGGAACTTGACGTTGCGCCCGACGCATTGGCAGAAACCGGGACGACATTCCAGATCAACGAGATTGCCATCGAAGGCGATACCGTTCTGGGTGACAGGATTCGACAACAAGTCGTCACGCCCTTCCTGGGTCTGGCGTTGGGTCAGCATCGTATCGACCTGCTGTTGCGCCGCCTGACGGCGGCATACCTTGATCGGGGTTATCCCACGACGCGCGCCTATCTCGCCCCACAAAACTTGGCCTCCGGTCGCCTGGTCATCTCCGTCGTTCCGGGGACAGTTGAGCGCATCGAGGTGGATGGCGCACCAATCAAAGGCCTCGCGGGTAGCGCATTCCCCTCTGGTGCAGGGGAAGCGTTACGGCTGAGCGACCTCGAACAGGCGGTCGACCAGATCAATCGCTTGCGTTCTCGCCAAGCCGAAGCGCGGATATTGCCCGGTCAGGCCCCGGGCGCTTCGACCATTGCCATCGACAGCCACGCTGAACGCCCGTGGCGTGTCGGCCTTGGCGCAGACAACTATGGGCAACGCGCCACCGGCGATCAGCGCCAGCGGCTTAGCGTCGAAGTGGATAACCTGCTCGGCGCCTGGGAAGCCCTGTCATTACAGCAACTGTATTCTCTCCACAGCCAGACCACCTTGTTCTCGTTAAGCGTCCCCCTGGGTTATGGGACCGTGAGCTACAGTTGGGCGGATTCAGAAAGCAGCGTAATGGTGACCGATACCATCAAGAGCCAGACGCAGGCCCAAAGTCACACGCTCGGCTGGAATTATGTGCTGACCCGGGACCAGATTTCGCGCTGGTCAATCGACGGCACCTTCTCGCATCGTACGGCGCAGCGCCGGCTCGATACCATTTCACTGCTGCCGCAGTACAACGCAAGCGGGCGCCTAGCGCTGAGCGGATTGCTGCGCGGACAGAAAGGTGCGCTGACCCTCGAAGTCGGTTATTCGCAGGGATTGCGTGCCTTTGGCGCGGACGGTGATGTCGACGGTTTGCCCAAGACGGCCCCGCATAACGAGTTCGAGAAATGGGATTTCGCCATCAGTGGGGCATGGACCCTGAGCCCGAGTCTGGCCTGGCGCACATCCATCGTTGGGCAGACTTCGCGGACCGGCCTTCCCGGTCACGAACAGCTATTTCTCGGTGGTAACGGAACCATCCGCGGATTTCGTGAAGGCATCATCGGTGCCGACAAGGGCGTCTATGTCCGTAACGAACTCCAATTCACCCGACTGCTCGACCAGGCAGCCAATGAGGCCGGCTGGCAATTTCAGCCCCTGGCCTTTCTTGACGCATCGTCTTCCCGGCTTCTTGCGGACACGACGTATCGACGCCTGACTTCTGTTGGGCTTGGGGTGCGGGCATCCTGGAAGGACATCAGTGCAGACGTTGCCTGGGGCAAGCCCCTGGACGCTTCTTCCGGTGTCGACAAAAGCGGCTGGGTGCATGCCGCAATCAATATTCAATTCTGA